A window of the Lolium perenne isolate Kyuss_39 chromosome 7, Kyuss_2.0, whole genome shotgun sequence genome harbors these coding sequences:
- the LOC127315555 gene encoding cysteine-rich receptor-like protein kinase 44, translating to MAFFVGPYPPTMPTGAFAGHLGLFNDRDNPFFPPTVGVEFDTFRNPEWDPSNTTCHIGVNVNSITSTQYTALPDQSLNGIMAASVRYDAKAATLSATLRFIDQPGQSTYTVSANVNLRGAGLQQDVAVGFSAAIGDYIQQHQILSWSFESTIAGPRRSSRHAIVLAATLSVGTLLVLLFVLVCAYTQRRRIRANKTPRDAAREESPEQFTLALLKAATGNFAVENKLGEGGFGQVFKGILPNGQVIAVKRLSQSSAQGFHELKNELLLAAKLLHRNIVRLHGVCLEEREKLVVYEYLPNRSLDTILFDNRRPRRYGLDWEKRYTIICGIARGLMYLHEDSNLRVIHRDLKPNNVLLDENMHPKISDFGLARAFMGDQSKDVTKRAAGTLGYMSPEYAYNGHVSTKSDMYSFGVIVLEIVTGRRNSSPCQDANTNNLLSDVWEKWRAGKAAEIADVSLGDHYPRSEMLNCVHIGLLSVQKKPEMRPKASEVMLMLSTQSMSRPTPSRPAFYSGHSTSGAVSCVSSGNVSKNGVTMSELEPR from the exons ATGGCGTTCTTCGTTGGGCCTTACCCGCCGACCATGCCCACAGGCGCGTTCGCCGGCCACCTCGGGCTGTTCAACGACCGTGACAACCCCTTCTTCCCGCCGACTGTCGGTGTGGAGTTCGACACGTTCAGGAACCCCGAGTGGGACCCCAGTAATACCACCTGCCACATCGGGGTGAACGTCAACAGCATCACGTCGACTCAGTACACGGCGCTGCCGGACCAGAGCTTGAACGGAATCATGGCGGCGTCGGTCAGGTACGACGCAAAGGCGGCAACGCTCTCGGCCACCCTGCGGTTCATCGACCAGCCAGGACAGAGTACATACACTGTCAGCGCCAACGTCAACCTGCGGGGCGCCGGTCTGCAGCAGGACGTGGCGGTTGGGTTCTCGGCGGCCATCGGGGATTACATCCAGCAGCATCAGATTCTTTCCTGGTCATTCGAGTCCACCATAGCCG GACCGAGGAGATCATCAAGACATGCCATTGTCCTTGCAGCCACTCTCTCAGTCGGAACACTGCTCGTGCTACTCTTCGTGCTCGTCTGTGCTTACACGCAGAGGAGAAGGATAAGGGCGAACAAGACACCACGAG ATGCTGCTAGAGAAGAGAGTCCGGAGCAATTTACTCTGGCATTGCTAAAGGCTGCGACGGGCAACTTCGCCGTGGAAAACAAGCTGGGAGAGGGAGGTTTTGGGCAGGTTTTCAAG GGCATACTGCCGAATGGGCAAGTGATAGCAGTGAAAAGGCTCTCCCAGAGTTCGGCGCAGGGATTCCACGAGCTGAAGAACGAGCTGTTGCTGGCCGCCAAGCTTCTGCACAGGAACATCGTGAGACTCCATGGGGTCTGCTTGGAGGAGCGAGAGAAGCTCGTGGTGTACGAGTATCTGCCAAACAGGAGCCTAGACACCATCCTTTTTG ATAACAGGAGGCCGCGACGGTATGGCCTGGACTGGGAGAAAAGGTACACGATCATATGTGGGATCGCTCGTGGCTTGATGTATCTCCACGAGGATTCTAATCTGAGGGTCATCCACCGAGACCTCAAGCCCAACAATGTCCTGCTGGACGAGAACATGCACCCCAAGATCTCAGATTTCGGTCTGGCTCGAGCGTTTATGGGAGACCAATCCAAAGATGTCACCAAACGAGCAGCTGGTACCCT TGGGTATATGTCGCCGGAATACGCCTACAATGGGCACGTCTCCACCAAGTCGGACATGTACAGCTTTGGAGTCATCGTGCTAGAGATCGTCACGGGTCGGAGGAACAGCAGCCCATGCCAAGACGCTAACACCAACAACTTGTTAAGTGAT GTGTGGGAGAAGTGGAGGGCCGGGAAAGCAGCGGAGATAGCGGACGTGTCGCTGGGCGACCACTACCCTCGCTCCGAGATGCTCAACTGCGTGCACATTGGGCTCCTCAGCGTCCAGAAGAAACCGGAGATGAGGCCCAAAGCGTCGGAGGTCATGCTGATGTTGAGCACCCAGTCCATGTCACGTCCGACGCCCTCCAGGCCGGCGTTTTACTCCGGGCACTCCACCAGCGGTGCCGTCTCATGTGTTAGTAGCGGAAACGTCTCCAAGAATGGTGTGACCATGTCTGAGCTTGAACCGAGGTAG